Proteins encoded within one genomic window of Thiothrix litoralis:
- the sat gene encoding sulfate adenylyltransferase: MIKPHGSDELNPLFVYDSAENEALQKEAEGLTSIVVSSATAANAVMLGGGYFNPLTGYMNKADALSVAATMHTTSGLFWPTPVLNLLEDAGSIKAGDRIALRDPNVEGHPVLAVMDVSGVDEFTDAEMATMTQQIYRPAEGEAHIGADTFNSQGKFCLSGAIKVLNFSYFQSEFPDTFRTAVEIRNEITERGWKKVVAFQTRNPMHLAHEELCHMAMDRLGCDGLVIHMLLGKLKKGDIPAPVRDAAIRKMVELYFPPNSAMVTGYGFDMLYAGPKEAVLHAVFRQNMGATHFIIGRDHAGVGDHYGAFDAQEIFDNEVPKDALDIEIFRADHTAYSKKLDKVVMMCEAPDHQKDDFVLLSGTKVREMLGQGIAPPKEFSRPEVAQILIDYYQSENS; the protein is encoded by the coding sequence ATGATCAAGCCTCATGGTTCTGATGAACTGAATCCATTATTCGTATATGACAGTGCTGAAAACGAAGCGCTGCAGAAAGAAGCAGAAGGTCTTACTTCAATCGTAGTCAGCTCTGCGACAGCAGCGAATGCTGTGATGCTCGGCGGTGGCTACTTCAACCCGCTGACTGGCTATATGAACAAGGCAGATGCGCTGTCAGTCGCTGCAACTATGCACACCACTTCTGGCCTGTTCTGGCCAACACCCGTGCTGAACCTGCTGGAAGATGCTGGCAGCATCAAGGCCGGTGATCGTATTGCATTGAGAGACCCCAACGTGGAAGGCCATCCGGTACTGGCCGTGATGGATGTCAGCGGTGTCGACGAATTCACCGATGCAGAAATGGCCACCATGACCCAGCAGATTTATCGTCCTGCTGAAGGTGAAGCGCATATCGGTGCAGATACCTTCAACTCCCAAGGCAAGTTCTGCCTGTCAGGGGCGATCAAGGTACTCAACTTCTCTTACTTCCAAAGCGAATTCCCGGATACTTTCCGTACTGCTGTTGAAATCCGCAACGAAATTACCGAGCGCGGCTGGAAAAAGGTTGTTGCCTTCCAGACCCGTAACCCGATGCATCTGGCACACGAGGAACTGTGCCACATGGCGATGGATCGTCTCGGCTGTGATGGCTTGGTCATCCACATGCTGCTGGGCAAGCTGAAGAAGGGCGATATTCCCGCCCCGGTACGTGATGCCGCCATCCGCAAGATGGTTGAGCTGTATTTCCCGCCGAACAGTGCGATGGTTACCGGTTACGGTTTCGACATGTTGTATGCGGGGCCAAAAGAAGCGGTATTACATGCCGTATTCCGCCAAAACATGGGTGCAACACATTTCATTATTGGTCGTGACCATGCCGGTGTTGGCGATCATTACGGTGCATTTGATGCTCAGGAAATTTTCGATAATGAAGTGCCTAAAGACGCCCTTGATATCGAAATCTTCCGCGCAGACCACACCGCTTACTCCAAAAAACTGGATAAGGTTGTGATGATGTGTGAAGCACCCGATCATCAGAAGGATGATTTTGTACTGCTTTCTGGTACCAAAGTTCGTGAAATGCTGGGTCAGGGCATTGCACCACCCAAAGAGTTTTCGCGTCCTGAAGTCGCCCAGATTCTGATCGATTATTATCAAAGTGAGAACAGTTAA
- the aprB gene encoding adenylyl-sulfate reductase subunit beta produces MPTFVRTDKCDGCKGGDRTACMYICPHNLMKLDVDGSATGHAMKAYNQEPDQCWECYSCVKICPSNAIEARHYADVVPLGGSVQPLRGQDSIMWSIKFRNGTMKRFKFPIRTTPEGSIDCYGGKPKADLANLGKALLTRDVMGGYRAGNPAELICK; encoded by the coding sequence ATGCCTACGTTTGTACGTACTGACAAATGTGATGGCTGCAAAGGCGGCGACCGCACCGCTTGCATGTACATCTGCCCCCACAACCTGATGAAGCTGGACGTTGACGGTTCTGCGACAGGCCACGCGATGAAAGCGTATAACCAAGAGCCGGATCAATGCTGGGAATGCTATTCCTGCGTTAAAATCTGCCCTTCCAACGCGATTGAAGCACGTCACTATGCTGACGTTGTACCACTCGGCGGTTCTGTACAGCCTTTGCGCGGTCAGGATTCCATCATGTGGTCTATCAAATTCCGTAACGGCACCATGAAGCGTTTCAAGTTCCCGATCCGTACTACCCCAGAAGGTTCCATTGATTGCTACGGCGGCAAGCCGAAAGCTGATCTGGCTAACCTCGGTAAAGCCCTGTTGACGCGTGATGTCATGGGTGGCTACCGCGCTGGCAACCCGGCTGAACTGATTTGCAAGTAA